The following are from one region of the Streptomyces sp. NBC_01264 genome:
- a CDS encoding LPD29 domain-containing protein, whose translation MHALITLDTDGHVSIPGRAARYTLESKGSHESDTWEILEQITLPDGTLAGSTSELLAGLMLTDIEGIAVLEDGVLTVSETGRAFRFSPAEEWEALTPAHTMAARYTVEGTHPGRGTWSTKNVQKTEVTAAEVRSLTEQSTGGDVAVHGSGVIIVEAARVGFALRLTPVPEPTYRQEQWDSRKVAKYLRTELRRTFPGQTFSVRCGRGSDADYLSIAWTGGPSRAEVEALCDPWQGADFDGMTDGMNQREPLLIVGAGGEPVEVRPLTDLFDYTRSRPDGVLEQAKALISQETSAGWDAHFNNPRTFTFQGETFSGITGWERLNKVMDAIEGGRIAVS comes from the coding sequence GTGCACGCCCTCATCACGCTCGACACCGACGGCCACGTCTCCATCCCGGGCCGCGCCGCGCGGTACACCCTGGAGAGCAAGGGCAGTCACGAGTCGGACACGTGGGAGATCCTCGAGCAGATCACCCTGCCCGACGGCACCCTGGCGGGTTCGACGTCCGAGCTGCTGGCGGGGCTGATGCTCACCGACATCGAGGGCATCGCCGTTCTCGAAGACGGCGTCCTGACCGTCAGCGAGACGGGACGCGCCTTCCGCTTCTCGCCCGCCGAGGAGTGGGAAGCGCTGACCCCGGCTCACACGATGGCCGCCCGGTACACGGTCGAGGGGACCCACCCGGGCCGGGGAACCTGGAGCACCAAGAACGTCCAGAAGACCGAGGTCACGGCAGCCGAGGTACGCAGCCTCACCGAGCAGTCGACGGGTGGCGACGTCGCGGTCCACGGCAGCGGCGTCATTATCGTCGAGGCCGCCCGGGTGGGCTTCGCACTCCGCCTGACGCCGGTCCCCGAGCCGACGTACCGCCAGGAGCAGTGGGACTCCCGCAAGGTCGCCAAGTACCTGCGCACGGAGCTTCGTCGCACCTTCCCGGGTCAGACTTTCTCCGTCCGCTGCGGGCGCGGAAGCGACGCCGACTACCTGAGCATCGCCTGGACGGGCGGTCCTTCGAGGGCTGAGGTGGAGGCGCTCTGCGACCCGTGGCAGGGTGCGGACTTCGACGGGATGACCGACGGCATGAACCAGCGCGAGCCCCTGCTGATCGTCGGCGCGGGCGGCGAACCGGTGGAAGTCCGCCCGCTGACGGACCTGTTCGACTACACCCGCTCCCGCCCGGATGGGGTCCTGGAGCAGGCCAAGGCCCTCATCAGCCAGGAAACCTCCGCGGGGTGGGACGCGCACTTCAACAACCCGCGCACCTTCACCTTCCAGGGGGAGACCTTCTCGGGCATCACCGGCTGGGAGCGGCTGAACAAGGTCATGGACGCGATCGAGGGAGGGCGCATCGCGGTCTCCTGA
- a CDS encoding DUF6409 family protein, whose translation MTSPASASATKLLPIGTVIRVRIAKGLSTRVGKAVILSHIDPTDPKSSYGVWFYPAGDAKAGQGGTVTLVFRKEITRVHGALDDLSERTLRHIDRGLRDFGPSHPVRITASSLRLRKRHARLSGI comes from the coding sequence ATGACTTCCCCCGCCAGCGCGTCCGCCACGAAACTGCTGCCCATCGGCACCGTGATACGAGTGCGCATCGCCAAGGGCCTGAGCACCAGGGTCGGCAAGGCGGTCATCCTCAGCCACATCGATCCGACCGACCCGAAGAGCAGCTACGGCGTGTGGTTCTACCCGGCCGGTGACGCCAAGGCCGGGCAGGGCGGCACGGTCACCCTCGTGTTCCGCAAGGAGATCACCCGCGTCCACGGCGCTCTTGACGACCTTTCGGAGCGCACTCTGCGCCACATCGATCGCGGTCTGCGGGACTTCGGCCCCAGCCACCCGGTTCGCATCACCGCGAGCAGCCTGCGCCTGCGCAAGCGCCACGCGCGCCTCAGCGGTATCTGA